In Acidaminococcus fermentans DSM 20731, one genomic interval encodes:
- a CDS encoding TlyA family RNA methyltransferase, with protein sequence MKKERLDVFLTEQGFFESRSKAQAVIMAGEVLVNDQKIDKPGTMVKPDAKITLLGKKMPFVSRGGYKLDKSLKVFPISLEGKVVADLGASTGGFTDCALQHGASRVYAIDVGYGQLAWKLRQDPRVVNMERTNVRFLEADSLGEPVDVFTIDVAFISLDKVLPSAYKILKSDGFGIALIKPQFEAGREKVGKKGVVRDPAVHLEVIEKVIAQARELGFVARGLDFSPIRGPEGNIEYLFYMGKEGEDTVSPERIREVVAASHETLEK encoded by the coding sequence ATGAAAAAAGAACGGTTGGATGTATTTTTAACGGAACAGGGGTTCTTTGAATCCCGGAGCAAGGCCCAGGCTGTAATCATGGCCGGGGAAGTGCTGGTCAACGATCAGAAGATCGACAAGCCCGGCACCATGGTGAAGCCGGATGCCAAAATCACCCTGCTGGGGAAAAAGATGCCCTTTGTGAGCCGGGGCGGCTACAAGCTGGACAAATCCCTGAAGGTGTTCCCCATCTCCCTGGAAGGGAAGGTGGTGGCGGATCTGGGGGCTTCCACCGGCGGCTTTACGGACTGCGCCCTCCAGCATGGAGCCAGCAGGGTCTACGCCATCGACGTGGGCTATGGGCAGCTGGCCTGGAAACTCCGGCAGGATCCCCGGGTGGTGAACATGGAACGGACCAATGTGCGGTTTTTGGAAGCCGATTCCCTGGGGGAACCGGTGGATGTGTTCACCATTGACGTGGCTTTTATTTCCCTGGACAAGGTGCTGCCCAGCGCCTATAAGATCCTGAAGTCCGACGGCTTCGGCATCGCCCTGATCAAGCCACAGTTCGAGGCCGGTCGGGAAAAAGTGGGGAAAAAAGGCGTGGTCCGGGATCCGGCGGTGCACCTGGAAGTGATCGAAAAGGTGATCGCCCAGGCCCGGGAACTGGGTTTTGTGGCCCGGGGACTGGATTTTTCTCCCATCCGGGGACCGGAAGGGAATATTGAATATCTGTTCTATATGGGGAAAGAAGGGGAAGACACCGTATCGCCGGAACGGATCCGGGAGGTGGTGGCGGCTTCCCACGAGACCCTGGAAAAATAA
- a CDS encoding NAD(+)/NADH kinase, producing the protein MEKRLRLGVFPNLPKEKVRALLPKLVEFCRAEEIPVVFPREIAESFGVPGYDQEDPGSLAQLSMALTLGGDGTILRAARYVTQLNIPLLGVNMGKLGFLTEVAAPDLYPALLKIKGGEYILEKRNMLQLTVWQGEKMTCKAHALNDMVLESSDRSRLTRMSLKINGEPTANAPSDGLIIATATGSTAYSLSAGGPVVHPSLKASIITPICPHALHARPLVIPMEHPIEITPRPPYETILISADGMTVSHLAWNQRALIEKSPCDARFVRINPLSYYATWQDRMLKNEGQTIL; encoded by the coding sequence ATGGAAAAGAGACTGCGGCTGGGGGTGTTCCCCAATCTGCCGAAAGAAAAAGTACGGGCCCTGCTGCCCAAACTGGTGGAATTCTGCCGGGCGGAAGAGATTCCGGTGGTGTTTCCCCGGGAAATCGCGGAGAGTTTCGGGGTGCCTGGCTATGATCAGGAAGACCCTGGCAGCCTGGCTCAGCTTTCCATGGCCCTGACCCTGGGAGGCGACGGGACCATCCTCCGGGCGGCCCGGTATGTGACCCAGCTGAACATCCCCCTTCTGGGGGTGAACATGGGGAAGCTGGGGTTCCTGACGGAAGTGGCGGCTCCGGATCTGTATCCGGCCCTGCTGAAGATCAAGGGGGGGGAATACATCCTGGAAAAGCGGAACATGCTCCAGCTGACCGTATGGCAGGGAGAAAAGATGACCTGCAAGGCCCATGCCCTCAATGATATGGTGCTGGAAAGCAGCGACCGGTCCCGGCTGACCCGGATGAGCCTGAAAATCAACGGAGAACCTACGGCCAATGCTCCCTCGGACGGGCTGATCATTGCCACGGCCACCGGTTCCACCGCGTATTCCCTGTCCGCCGGGGGACCGGTGGTCCATCCCAGTCTGAAGGCCAGCATCATCACCCCCATCTGTCCCCATGCCCTCCATGCCCGGCCTCTGGTGATCCCCATGGAACATCCCATTGAAATCACTCCCCGGCCCCCTTACGAAACCATCCTGATCTCTGCGGACGGGATGACCGTAAGCCATCTGGCCTGGAACCAGCGGGCCCTGATTGAAAAAAGTCCCTGTGATGCCCGGTTTGTGCGCATCAATCCCCTGTCCTACTATGCCACATGGCAGGACAGGATGCTGAAGAACGAAGGGCAGACCATTCTGTAG
- the argR gene encoding arginine repressor, which yields MKISRQEAIKEIIKDQQIETQSDLAEALKKAGFNVTQATVSRDIKEMMLIKVPDEDGRYKYSFPSENSKILTTERLEDTLRSYTLTISSAENLIVLHTLPGTAQAVAYALDHLSWKELLGTVGGDDTVLLIVDSKDHVETVKRRLTARKGR from the coding sequence ATGAAAATATCCAGACAGGAAGCCATCAAAGAAATCATCAAAGACCAGCAGATCGAAACCCAGAGTGATCTGGCAGAGGCGCTGAAAAAAGCAGGGTTCAATGTGACCCAGGCCACGGTGTCCCGGGACATCAAGGAAATGATGCTGATCAAAGTCCCCGATGAGGACGGACGGTACAAATATTCCTTCCCTTCGGAAAACAGCAAGATCCTCACCACGGAACGGCTGGAAGATACCCTCCGGAGCTACACCCTTACCATCAGCTCCGCCGAGAACCTGATCGTCCTCCATACCCTGCCCGGTACGGCCCAGGCGGTGGCCTATGCCCTGGACCATCTCAGCTGGAAGGAACTGCTGGGGACCGTAGGGGGCGATGACACCGTGCTGCTGATCGTGGACAGCAAAGACCACGTGGAAACGGTGAAACGCCGTCTCACGGCCAGGAAAGGACGCTGA
- the recN gene encoding DNA repair protein RecN, with protein sequence MLNSLEVHNFALIDRLRVDFTPGFNVFTGETGAGKSILIDAFSIVLGSRASVDYLRPGADAYWIQAVFDIEGLETVHDILRELDLDLGEDTLFLRRKVTAGGKSQAFVNERQVPVYVLSRLASQLVDIHGQHENQTLLAPGAALTILDHWDPRLQALLEKYQEKFVAYDKARETVKKWLLKDAHQTEDLERLEGEIKEIDEARIQPGEDEQLRETVRKLSNQEKILQAVGEAHHYLEGGEDSVPSALDAINTARTTLEGVLDYAPELKPYAESMDSAWETLEDVRQSLGDILAADHDDRETLEAAQERLDQLYRLKQKYGGSLEEVLTYRDKAQAEYEGLLSLESTLARLRKQEAILKAEMQTEADKLTAARKKAAGLLVEALLPHIRDLAMPEGRVDLQFARLPECHGRGQDNIQFLFSANAGMDLKPLGRIASGGELSRFALALKTVMMKKFGVPTMIFDEIDTGVGGVTAQKMAEKMALIARQRQVLCITHLAQIACFADHQLYIHKSADKGSTVSQVDVLDEEGRIQEIMRMTGGTNTSRSARENARELLAMAAKFKKTKESDIHENPAR encoded by the coding sequence ATGCTCAATTCCTTGGAAGTGCACAACTTTGCCCTGATCGACCGCCTGCGGGTGGATTTCACACCGGGGTTCAATGTGTTCACCGGGGAAACCGGCGCCGGGAAATCCATCCTTATCGATGCCTTCAGCATTGTGCTGGGCAGCCGGGCCAGTGTGGACTACCTGCGGCCGGGGGCGGACGCCTACTGGATCCAGGCGGTGTTCGACATCGAGGGACTGGAAACGGTCCATGATATCCTGCGGGAACTGGACCTGGATCTGGGGGAAGACACCCTGTTCCTCCGGCGGAAGGTGACGGCCGGGGGCAAGAGCCAGGCTTTCGTGAATGAACGGCAGGTGCCGGTGTATGTGCTCAGCCGTCTGGCCAGCCAGCTGGTGGATATCCACGGGCAGCATGAAAACCAGACCCTGCTGGCGCCCGGGGCGGCCCTGACCATCCTGGATCACTGGGATCCCCGGCTCCAGGCCCTGCTGGAAAAATACCAGGAAAAATTCGTGGCCTACGACAAGGCCCGGGAAACGGTGAAAAAATGGCTGCTGAAGGATGCCCACCAGACCGAAGACCTGGAACGGCTGGAAGGGGAAATCAAGGAAATCGACGAGGCCCGGATCCAGCCGGGAGAAGATGAGCAGCTCCGGGAAACGGTGCGGAAGCTGAGCAACCAGGAAAAGATCCTCCAGGCGGTGGGGGAAGCCCATCATTACCTGGAAGGGGGTGAGGACAGCGTCCCCAGTGCCCTGGATGCCATCAATACGGCCCGGACCACCCTGGAAGGGGTGCTGGACTATGCTCCGGAATTGAAACCCTATGCAGAAAGTATGGATTCTGCCTGGGAAACCCTGGAAGATGTGCGCCAGTCCCTGGGAGATATCCTGGCGGCGGATCATGACGACCGGGAGACCCTGGAAGCGGCCCAGGAACGGCTGGACCAGCTGTACCGGCTGAAGCAGAAATACGGGGGCAGCCTGGAAGAAGTGCTGACCTACCGGGATAAGGCCCAGGCGGAATACGAAGGACTCCTGTCCCTGGAATCCACCCTGGCCCGGCTGCGGAAACAGGAAGCCATCCTGAAGGCGGAGATGCAGACGGAAGCGGACAAACTGACCGCGGCCCGGAAAAAAGCCGCCGGATTGCTGGTGGAAGCCCTGCTGCCCCACATCCGGGATCTGGCCATGCCCGAAGGCCGGGTGGACCTCCAGTTTGCCCGGCTGCCGGAATGCCATGGCAGAGGCCAGGACAATATCCAGTTCCTGTTTTCCGCCAATGCGGGGATGGATCTGAAACCCCTGGGCCGGATCGCTTCCGGCGGGGAACTGTCCCGGTTCGCCCTGGCCCTGAAAACCGTCATGATGAAGAAGTTCGGGGTGCCCACCATGATCTTCGACGAAATCGATACCGGGGTGGGGGGCGTCACCGCCCAGAAAATGGCAGAAAAAATGGCTTTGATCGCCCGGCAGCGCCAGGTGCTGTGCATTACCCACCTGGCCCAGATCGCCTGCTTTGCGGACCATCAGCTGTACATCCACAAAAGTGCCGACAAGGGCAGTACCGTCAGCCAGGTGGATGTACTGGATGAAGAAGGGCGGATCCAGGAAATCATGCGTATGACCGGCGGCACCAATACCTCCCGTTCCGCCCGGGAAAACGCCAGAGAACTGCTGGCCATGGCCGCCAAATTCAAAAAAACGAAGGAGTCTGACATTCATGAAAACCCTGCACGATGA
- a CDS encoding NUDIX domain-containing protein: MKTLHDDRLDEKQLSTRTAFEGRLLHLFVDKVGLPNGNESTREYILHQGAVGILPVLEDGSMVFVKQFRYPVHSVIYEIPAGKLEKGEEILPSAQRELSEETGLTADHWTRMTSIVTTPGFTNETIHLFLATGLHKGEMHPDADEFLQVEVIPEEKVKQMVLSEDIFDAKTLSALLLYFLTKKAC, encoded by the coding sequence ATGAAAACCCTGCACGATGATCGGCTGGATGAAAAACAGCTTTCGACCCGGACCGCCTTTGAAGGCCGTCTGCTCCATCTGTTTGTGGACAAGGTGGGACTGCCCAACGGGAACGAATCCACCCGGGAATACATCCTCCATCAGGGAGCCGTGGGGATCCTGCCCGTGCTGGAAGACGGCAGCATGGTGTTTGTGAAGCAGTTCCGGTATCCGGTCCATTCCGTGATTTATGAGATTCCTGCCGGAAAACTGGAAAAAGGGGAAGAAATCCTCCCCAGCGCCCAGCGGGAACTGTCCGAAGAAACCGGGCTTACGGCGGACCACTGGACCCGGATGACCTCCATTGTGACCACCCCCGGGTTCACCAATGAAACCATCCATCTGTTCCTGGCCACCGGCCTCCACAAAGGGGAGATGCATCCCGATGCGGATGAATTCCTCCAGGTGGAAGTGATCCCGGAAGAAAAAGTCAAACAAATGGTCCTGTCAGAAGACATCTTTGATGCAAAAACCCTGTCAGCGCTTCTATTGTACTTCCTGACAAAAAAGGCCTGTTAA
- a CDS encoding stage V sporulation protein S yields the protein MDVLKVSTKSNPNSVAGALAGVLRENGKAEIQAIGAGALNQAVKAIAIARGFVAPHGMDLVCVPAFIDINIDGEERTAIKLLVEPR from the coding sequence ATGGATGTACTAAAGGTTTCGACAAAATCCAATCCGAATTCTGTAGCAGGTGCATTAGCAGGGGTATTGAGAGAAAACGGCAAAGCAGAAATCCAGGCCATTGGGGCTGGTGCGCTGAACCAGGCAGTGAAGGCAATCGCCATCGCCCGCGGGTTTGTGGCACCCCACGGTATGGATCTGGTTTGTGTTCCCGCATTCATCGATATCAACATTGATGGGGAAGAACGGACCGCCATCAAACTGTTGGTAGAACCGCGCTGA
- a CDS encoding ABC transporter substrate-binding protein, translated as MSLKKKLSVVLACCLVAAGALAAGCGSDKSAQKAAPKMDKVSITYVQAPLNIPSIVEKANQSFEKKFKEKNVAASYSTITSGADQTAALASGDIQFLNCVGGSSVLLSAANGNDIKIISLYSQAPKAFKLFSKDGSIQSAADLKGKTIAGPKGTILHELLAAYLQQAGLSMKDVKFVSMGLPAAASALENGSADCALLAGPLAYNVEKKGMHVVTTGEGLVSGLTVTAVSGKFYKEHKDLVDTFLAVQKETLDFMKKNPDKALELTAKATELKPEAVKEMAPLYDFSMTITPEAIASLKKTQDFLVASGMMEKKVDVDSLFVK; from the coding sequence ATGTCATTGAAGAAAAAACTCTCTGTTGTACTGGCCTGCTGCCTGGTGGCGGCAGGGGCCCTGGCTGCCGGATGCGGCAGTGACAAATCCGCCCAGAAAGCGGCTCCCAAAATGGATAAGGTGAGCATCACCTATGTCCAGGCTCCCCTGAACATCCCCTCTATTGTAGAAAAAGCCAACCAGAGCTTTGAAAAGAAATTCAAGGAAAAGAACGTTGCCGCCTCCTACTCCACCATCACTTCCGGTGCGGACCAGACGGCAGCCCTGGCCAGCGGGGACATCCAGTTCCTGAACTGCGTGGGCGGTTCTTCCGTCCTGCTCAGCGCCGCCAACGGCAACGACATCAAGATCATCAGCCTGTACTCCCAGGCGCCCAAAGCCTTCAAACTGTTCTCCAAGGACGGCAGCATCCAGAGTGCTGCGGACCTGAAGGGCAAGACCATTGCCGGGCCCAAAGGCACCATCCTCCACGAACTGCTGGCGGCCTACCTGCAGCAGGCCGGTCTTTCCATGAAGGATGTGAAGTTCGTTTCCATGGGGCTCCCCGCCGCCGCTTCCGCCCTGGAAAACGGCAGTGCTGACTGTGCCCTGCTGGCCGGTCCTCTGGCCTACAATGTGGAAAAGAAGGGCATGCACGTGGTCACCACCGGGGAAGGCCTGGTTTCCGGCCTGACGGTCACCGCTGTCAGCGGCAAGTTCTACAAGGAACACAAAGACCTGGTGGATACCTTCCTGGCGGTCCAGAAAGAAACCCTGGACTTCATGAAGAAGAATCCGGACAAGGCCCTGGAACTCACCGCCAAAGCCACGGAACTGAAACCGGAAGCCGTAAAGGAAATGGCGCCTCTCTATGACTTCAGCATGACCATCACTCCTGAAGCCATTGCTTCCCTGAAGAAGACCCAGGATTTCCTGGTGGCCTCCGGCATGATGGAAAAGAAAGTGGATGTGGACAGTCTGTTCGTGAAATGA
- a CDS encoding ABC transporter ATP-binding protein yields MDALKLDGITKTYGTRTVLRDLSLTLHPRECTVILGKSGCGKTTLLRLLAGLEAPDGGTVEKPAGLKLGMMFQEARLFPWLTCRENITLGLPAGTDPRETDHWLQLVQLTEAADQYPSQLSGGMQQRASLARTLAMHSDLILMDEPFAALDYFTRSQLQQELRSMVEQLSMGVVLVTHNVDEALILGDRLLILKDGRITQEQHLAPGKRDLLSPGLIAAKRQVLNGLLQPGQLSAVNG; encoded by the coding sequence TTGGATGCGCTGAAACTGGACGGCATTACCAAAACCTATGGCACCCGGACCGTGCTCCGGGACCTGTCCCTGACCCTCCATCCCCGGGAATGCACTGTGATCCTGGGAAAAAGCGGCTGCGGCAAGACCACCCTGCTCCGGCTGCTGGCCGGCCTGGAAGCCCCGGATGGCGGCACTGTAGAAAAACCCGCTGGCCTGAAACTGGGGATGATGTTCCAGGAAGCCCGGCTGTTTCCCTGGCTCACCTGCCGGGAAAACATCACCCTGGGGCTGCCGGCGGGCACGGATCCCCGGGAAACGGACCACTGGCTGCAGCTTGTCCAGCTGACGGAAGCGGCGGACCAGTATCCTTCCCAGCTGTCCGGAGGCATGCAGCAGCGGGCTTCCCTGGCCCGGACCCTGGCCATGCACAGTGATCTGATCCTGATGGACGAACCCTTTGCCGCCCTGGATTATTTCACCCGTTCCCAGCTCCAGCAGGAACTCCGCTCCATGGTGGAACAGCTCTCCATGGGGGTGGTGCTGGTGACCCACAATGTGGACGAGGCCCTGATCCTGGGGGACCGACTGCTGATTTTGAAAGACGGCCGAATCACCCAGGAACAGCACCTGGCCCCGGGAAAACGGGACCTGCTCTCTCCAGGGCTCATCGCAGCCAAGCGGCAGGTGCTGAATGGGCTGCTGCAGCCCGGTCAGCTGTCAGCGGTCAACGGCTGA
- a CDS encoding ABC transporter permease, whose protein sequence is MKAKFRFLFPFVLVFLLWEWAAAEGIWSSYILPSPGRVGETLCHMIQNGELVRHILISLRRIVTGFFWAFLSSCLLSSLNLLFPRIRDCYAGLLEVFRHVPPLSLIPLLILWFGIGELPKTIIIVLASFFPMYLNMDDGFRRCDRKLLEVGRMLCFSPWQSLWKIRLPSALPGILTGLRVGMGYSLRAIIGAEMIAADSGLGYLILDAQAMSRSDKVFIGILTIGALGLVLDGIFALVERKVLYWMR, encoded by the coding sequence ATGAAGGCTAAATTCCGGTTCCTGTTCCCCTTTGTGCTGGTGTTCCTGCTGTGGGAATGGGCCGCAGCGGAGGGGATCTGGAGCAGCTACATCCTGCCCTCCCCGGGCCGGGTGGGGGAAACTCTCTGTCACATGATCCAAAACGGGGAACTGGTCCGGCATATCCTGATCAGTCTTCGACGGATTGTGACGGGCTTTTTCTGGGCGTTCCTTTCCAGCTGCCTCCTAAGCAGCCTGAACCTGCTGTTTCCCCGGATCCGGGACTGTTATGCCGGACTCCTGGAAGTGTTCCGCCATGTGCCGCCTCTTTCCCTGATTCCCCTGCTGATTCTCTGGTTCGGCATCGGAGAACTGCCCAAGACCATCATCATTGTGCTGGCCTCCTTCTTCCCCATGTACCTGAACATGGACGACGGTTTCCGCCGGTGTGACCGGAAGCTGCTGGAAGTGGGCCGGATGCTGTGCTTTTCTCCCTGGCAGAGCCTGTGGAAGATCCGCCTGCCGTCTGCCCTGCCGGGGATCCTTACCGGGCTCCGGGTGGGCATGGGCTACAGTCTCCGGGCCATCATCGGTGCGGAAATGATTGCTGCGGACAGCGGCCTGGGCTATCTGATCCTGGATGCCCAGGCCATGAGCCGCAGTGACAAGGTGTTCATCGGCATCCTGACCATCGGAGCCCTGGGGCTGGTGCTGGACGGGATCTTTGCCCTGGTGGAAAGGAAGGTACTCTATTGGATGCGCTGA
- a CDS encoding TM1266 family iron-only hydrogenase system putative regulator, producing MEETRVAILGIIVEDPDAVEDLNAILHDFGPYVIGRMGIPYHARNIHIISVVVDAPQDIISNLSGRIGKLPGVSSKTAYAKVSAAHEAHEG from the coding sequence ATGGAAGAAACACGTGTGGCGATTTTAGGCATTATTGTGGAAGACCCGGATGCAGTGGAGGACTTGAACGCCATCCTCCATGATTTCGGGCCTTATGTAATCGGACGGATGGGCATCCCCTATCACGCCCGGAACATCCACATCATCAGCGTGGTGGTGGATGCCCCTCAGGATATCATCAGCAACCTGTCCGGCCGGATCGGGAAGCTGCCGGGGGTATCCTCCAAGACGGCCTATGCCAAAGTCTCCGCCGCCCACGAAGCCCATGAAGGCTAA
- a CDS encoding tripartite tricarboxylate transporter permease: MENQYALMAMGFVNALSPMNIVIMIASVTMGIVIGCMPGLSAAMGVALLLPLTFGMEPSAGLIMLGGIYCGAIFGGSISAILIHTPGTPASAATAIDGYAMTLKGKAGKALATACIASFWGGLLSCISLYFFAPMLAKLAMEFGSPEYFWLSLFGLTIIAGINTDSMILGLMSGAFGLVLSTIGMDPMQGVERFMFGQDSLYNGINITCALIGLFSMSQAFILAEKAIVQRAKAAKFKDRIMLSLQEMKQITPTVIRSWIIGNIIGILPGAGASIACFLGYNEAKRFSKHPEEFGKGSIEGIAGSEAANNAVTGGSLIPTLTLGIPGESVTAVLMGGLIIHGLQPGPELFTKYAPMTYTFFGGFVVIQFFMLLIGLLGCRLFAKIARVSDAILIPSIFVLCVVGSFAINNSAFDVKVMFVFGIIGYLMRKCNMNTAAVVLALILGPLGEKGLRRSLSLSGGDTSILLSTNICKILLALCLLSLLSPFVMKFFKKEKKADEAVLAEEEKEIDEANKKN, encoded by the coding sequence ATGGAAAATCAATATGCATTGATGGCCATGGGATTCGTCAACGCGCTTTCTCCCATGAATATCGTTATCATGATTGCCAGTGTGACCATGGGGATCGTCATCGGCTGCATGCCGGGGCTGTCCGCTGCCATGGGGGTGGCCCTGCTGCTGCCCCTGACCTTCGGGATGGAACCTTCCGCCGGTCTGATCATGCTGGGAGGCATTTACTGCGGTGCCATTTTCGGCGGATCCATTTCCGCCATCCTGATCCACACCCCCGGGACACCGGCTTCGGCGGCCACCGCCATAGACGGCTACGCCATGACCCTGAAAGGGAAAGCCGGGAAAGCCCTGGCCACAGCCTGCATCGCCTCTTTCTGGGGCGGTCTCCTGAGCTGCATTTCCCTGTATTTCTTCGCACCCATGCTGGCCAAACTGGCCATGGAATTCGGGAGCCCTGAATACTTCTGGCTGAGCCTGTTCGGGCTCACCATCATCGCCGGGATCAATACGGATTCCATGATCCTGGGGCTTATGTCCGGGGCCTTCGGGCTGGTGCTGTCTACCATCGGCATGGATCCCATGCAGGGTGTGGAACGGTTCATGTTCGGCCAGGATTCCCTGTACAACGGCATCAACATCACCTGCGCCCTGATCGGGCTGTTCTCCATGAGCCAGGCCTTCATCCTGGCGGAAAAGGCCATTGTCCAACGGGCCAAAGCCGCCAAATTCAAGGACCGGATCATGCTGAGCCTCCAGGAAATGAAACAGATCACCCCTACGGTGATCCGCAGCTGGATCATCGGGAACATCATCGGGATCCTGCCCGGTGCCGGTGCTTCCATCGCCTGCTTCCTGGGCTACAACGAAGCCAAACGGTTCTCCAAACATCCGGAAGAATTCGGCAAGGGCTCCATTGAAGGGATTGCCGGATCGGAAGCCGCCAACAACGCGGTGACCGGCGGTTCCCTGATTCCCACCCTGACCTTGGGGATTCCCGGGGAAAGCGTTACCGCCGTGCTCATGGGCGGACTGATCATCCACGGTCTCCAGCCGGGACCGGAACTCTTTACAAAGTATGCTCCCATGACGTATACTTTCTTTGGCGGGTTTGTGGTGATCCAGTTCTTCATGCTGCTGATCGGCCTTCTGGGCTGCCGGCTGTTCGCCAAGATCGCCCGGGTGTCCGACGCCATCCTGATTCCCAGCATCTTCGTGCTGTGTGTGGTGGGTTCTTTCGCCATCAACAACAGTGCCTTTGACGTAAAGGTCATGTTCGTGTTCGGGATCATCGGTTACCTGATGCGGAAATGCAACATGAACACCGCGGCGGTGGTCCTGGCCCTGATCCTGGGGCCTCTGGGCGAAAAAGGCCTGCGGCGGAGCCTGAGCCTGTCCGGCGGGGATACCAGTATCCTGCTGTCCACCAACATCTGCAAGATCCTGCTGGCCCTGTGCCTGCTGTCCCTGCTCTCTCCCTTTGTGATGAAGTTCTTCAAGAAGGAAAAGAAAGCGGACGAAGCGGTGCTGGCAGAAGAAGAAAAAGAAATCGACGAAGCCAACAAGAAAAACTGA
- a CDS encoding tripartite tricarboxylate transporter TctB family protein has translation MKKSELSVVIFMLGFCAFFFYETLQLPPAAQSYPKFVIGLLAVLTLMQLVKMACSCHGHFTVINDLPEVWTHFLPRQFFTFLAASILFFVLMVLIGFYPAAILYLVFMMHFFHIEKKYMAITVVVLMVLIYIVFSEFLAVPLPAGLLLDELL, from the coding sequence ATGAAAAAATCGGAACTCAGTGTTGTGATCTTTATGCTGGGATTCTGCGCCTTCTTCTTTTATGAGACACTGCAGCTGCCTCCTGCGGCACAGAGCTATCCCAAATTCGTCATTGGCCTGCTGGCTGTCCTGACCCTGATGCAGCTGGTGAAAATGGCCTGCAGCTGCCACGGCCATTTTACGGTCATCAACGACCTGCCGGAAGTCTGGACCCATTTCCTGCCCCGGCAGTTCTTCACCTTCCTGGCGGCTTCCATTCTTTTCTTTGTGCTGATGGTGCTGATCGGATTCTATCCTGCTGCCATCCTTTATCTTGTTTTTATGATGCACTTTTTCCACATCGAAAAGAAATACATGGCCATCACCGTTGTGGTGCTCATGGTCCTGATCTATATCGTCTTCAGCGAATTCCTGGCTGTGCCTCTGCCCGCCGGCCTGCTGCTGGACGAACTGCTGTAG
- a CDS encoding Bug family tripartite tricarboxylate transporter substrate binding protein, whose product MKLKKWLAASAICALALAVGACGGKKTQKAADDWKPTKDIKVIVAYKAGSGTDTGARVLCKDAEKFVGKTLVIENKPGADGKIGWTELSKAKPDGYTIGFINLPTYTTLALAKNASFDDKSIVPICNHLKETGVVVVRKDSKFNSLKDLVEYAKAHPGELKASTNGVQASNHTAAQLLATTAKFKYNAVPYGGTADQLLALRQGEVDFSCAKLGDVEPLIRGNNAALKLLGVYSEKRLDSYKDVPTLGELGYYNKWYGSARALVAPKGTPENIIKFYEKAFKLTMTDEQTIRDHKNAGLELHYMDSKELGKLIQDQMTFCKDVVSKLYQDA is encoded by the coding sequence ATGAAACTCAAAAAGTGGCTGGCTGCGTCCGCCATCTGTGCCCTGGCTCTGGCAGTAGGTGCCTGCGGCGGCAAGAAAACCCAGAAGGCGGCCGATGACTGGAAACCCACCAAGGACATCAAGGTCATCGTAGCCTACAAGGCAGGATCCGGTACGGATACCGGAGCCCGGGTACTGTGCAAGGATGCGGAAAAATTCGTGGGAAAGACTCTGGTCATTGAAAACAAACCGGGTGCGGACGGAAAGATCGGCTGGACGGAACTGTCCAAGGCCAAACCAGACGGCTACACCATCGGCTTCATCAACCTGCCCACCTACACCACCCTGGCTCTGGCCAAGAATGCTTCCTTTGATGACAAGAGCATCGTTCCCATCTGCAACCATCTGAAGGAAACCGGGGTTGTGGTGGTCCGGAAGGACAGCAAATTCAACAGCCTGAAGGATCTGGTGGAATATGCCAAAGCCCATCCCGGCGAACTGAAAGCCTCCACCAACGGGGTCCAGGCTTCCAACCATACGGCAGCCCAGCTGCTGGCCACCACGGCCAAATTCAAATACAATGCAGTTCCCTACGGCGGCACGGCTGACCAGCTGCTGGCTCTCCGTCAGGGCGAAGTGGACTTCTCCTGTGCCAAACTGGGGGATGTGGAACCTCTGATCCGGGGCAACAACGCTGCCCTGAAACTGCTGGGTGTATACTCTGAAAAACGTCTGGACAGCTACAAGGATGTCCCCACCCTGGGTGAACTGGGTTACTACAACAAATGGTACGGTTCCGCCCGTGCTCTGGTAGCCCCCAAAGGCACTCCGGAAAACATCATCAAATTCTATGAAAAAGCCTTCAAACTGACCATGACCGACGAACAGACCATCCGCGACCACAAGAACGCCGGTCTGGAACTCCACTACATGGACAGCAAGGAACTGGGCAAACTGATCCAGGATCAGATGACCTTCTGCAAAGATGTAGTCTCCAAACTGTACCAGGATGCCTGA